From the genome of Neisseria lisongii, one region includes:
- a CDS encoding TerC family protein, which yields MEHLSIGTPLFYGVFFVAVLLMIAVDMLLLKKNGAHKVSVKEALAWTLVWIAAACGFAGWLYFELAGNPAYGAAVAQQKVLEFFTGYVLEKSLAVDNIFVFLMIFSYFKIPDQYQHRVLLYGVLGALILRAVMIFAGAVLVREFEWILYLFGAFLLYTGVKMMAPDGDDEEDLSQNRMVGWLQKRIAVSKNLDGEKFFTLENGKRMATPLLLVLVMVELSDVVFAVDSIPAVFAVTTDPFIVLTSNIFAILGLRAMYFLLADIADRFVFLKYGLAFVLSFIGIKMLMMHWVHIPIAVSLSVVFGALGASVLISMIYSRRLQKAGE from the coding sequence ATGGAACATCTTTCCATCGGCACGCCGTTGTTTTACGGCGTGTTTTTTGTCGCAGTATTACTGATGATTGCTGTCGATATGCTGCTGTTGAAGAAAAACGGGGCGCACAAAGTCAGCGTGAAAGAGGCGCTGGCGTGGACGCTGGTGTGGATTGCGGCGGCCTGCGGTTTTGCCGGCTGGCTGTATTTTGAACTGGCGGGCAATCCGGCCTACGGTGCGGCGGTGGCGCAGCAAAAAGTATTGGAATTTTTCACCGGCTATGTGTTGGAAAAATCGCTGGCGGTGGACAATATTTTTGTATTCCTGATGATTTTCAGCTATTTCAAAATTCCCGACCAATATCAGCACCGTGTGCTGCTGTACGGCGTATTGGGGGCATTAATCCTGCGGGCGGTGATGATTTTTGCCGGTGCGGTGCTGGTGCGTGAATTTGAATGGATTTTGTACTTGTTCGGCGCATTTTTGCTGTACACCGGCGTGAAAATGATGGCACCGGACGGCGATGACGAGGAAGATTTGTCGCAAAACCGTATGGTCGGTTGGTTGCAGAAACGGATTGCGGTCAGCAAAAATCTCGACGGCGAAAAATTCTTTACGCTGGAAAACGGCAAACGCATGGCAACGCCGCTGCTGCTGGTGTTGGTGATGGTGGAATTGAGCGACGTGGTGTTTGCGGTGGACAGCATTCCGGCGGTTTTTGCCGTAACCACCGATCCGTTTATCGTGCTGACATCCAATATTTTCGCCATTTTGGGTTTGCGGGCGATGTATTTCCTGCTCGCCGACATCGCCGACCGCTTCGTGTTTCTGAAATACGGGCTGGCGTTTGTGTTGAGCTTTATCGGCATTAAAATGCTGATGATGCACTGGGTACACATTCCGATTGCCGTATCGCTGTCGGTGGTGTTCGGCGCACTGGGCGCTTCGGTGCTGATTTCAATGATTTACAGCCGCCGTTTGCAAAAAGCGGGCGAATAA
- a CDS encoding CopD family copper resistance protein has protein sequence MNIYAAAHIVHLYCALIFVGGVFFEALVLSALHGRRVSREARREAHGAVSHRAVRVMPWAVAALFVSGGVMVWERYLPLLQQPFASSFGGLLALKIVLAFSVLAHFLTAVAKMVRHTMTAAWSKYIHAAVLVHMLLIVFLAKAMFYS, from the coding sequence ATGAATATTTATGCCGCCGCCCATATCGTCCACCTTTATTGCGCCCTGATTTTTGTCGGCGGCGTGTTTTTTGAGGCACTGGTGCTGTCGGCGCTGCACGGGCGGCGGGTATCGAGGGAGGCGAGGCGGGAGGCGCACGGTGCGGTGTCGCATCGGGCGGTGCGGGTGATGCCGTGGGCGGTGGCGGCGCTGTTTGTTTCCGGCGGGGTGATGGTGTGGGAACGTTATTTGCCGCTGTTGCAGCAGCCGTTTGCTTCATCGTTCGGTGGCTTGCTGGCTTTGAAAATTGTGTTGGCATTCAGTGTGTTGGCACATTTTTTGACGGCGGTTGCGAAAATGGTGCGGCACACGATGACGGCGGCGTGGTCGAAATACATCCATGCGGCGGTATTGGTGCATATGCTGCTGATTGTGTTTTTGGCTAAGGCAATGTTTTATAGCTGA
- the waaA gene encoding lipid IV(A) 3-deoxy-D-manno-octulosonic acid transferase, whose amino-acid sequence MLLKILYTILWQIAPPFIRRYLNKRAQRQPAYAAHWDERFGKPFADPVQRPIWIHAVSLGETRAARPLVEALRRRFPDSPLLLTQMTPTGRAAAEALFPEAQCRYLPYDRADWVRQFLQEHRPRFGVLMETEIWPNLMAGCSAEGVPLFLANARLSESSQRGYLKARSLIAPAMQTLAGCFAQTEADAGRLKSIGAANVQVCSNTKYDIVPDKDMHTLAAGFRRLIGKRQVVVCASTRFYKGEDEAEILLKAWQDYHGDALLVIVPRHPERFQTACDTARSLGFKVQRRSSGEHIAADTQVWIGDSMGELAAYYLSADIAFVGGSLVDSGCQNIIEAVACGLPTLFGPSTYNFAQACAEAQAVGAAKQVSDAQTWLAQTRRWLEHENERRQTAANAQHWIAGRQGGSEQTAAEIAKIIVK is encoded by the coding sequence ATGTTACTCAAAATCCTCTACACCATACTCTGGCAGATTGCGCCGCCGTTTATCCGCCGCTACCTGAACAAACGGGCGCAGCGGCAGCCCGCCTATGCGGCGCATTGGGACGAGCGTTTCGGCAAACCGTTTGCCGATCCCGTGCAGCGGCCGATATGGATACACGCCGTATCGCTTGGCGAAACCCGTGCCGCCCGCCCGCTGGTCGAAGCCCTGCGCCGCCGCTTCCCCGACAGCCCGCTGCTGCTGACCCAGATGACCCCCACCGGCAGAGCCGCCGCCGAAGCCCTGTTTCCCGAAGCCCAATGCCGTTATTTGCCCTACGACCGGGCCGATTGGGTACGGCAGTTTCTGCAGGAACACCGCCCCCGTTTCGGCGTATTGATGGAAACCGAAATCTGGCCGAACCTGATGGCCGGTTGCAGCGCCGAAGGCGTGCCGCTGTTTCTCGCCAACGCCCGCCTGTCCGAATCTTCGCAGCGGGGCTATCTGAAAGCCCGCAGCCTGATTGCCCCCGCCATGCAGACGCTGGCAGGCTGTTTCGCCCAAACCGAAGCCGACGCAGGCCGTCTGAAAAGCATCGGTGCGGCAAATGTGCAGGTGTGCAGCAACACCAAATACGACATTGTGCCGGATAAAGACATGCACACGCTGGCCGCCGGTTTCCGCCGCCTGATCGGGAAACGCCAAGTCGTCGTGTGCGCCAGCACCCGTTTTTACAAAGGGGAAGACGAGGCCGAAATCCTGCTCAAAGCATGGCAGGATTATCACGGCGATGCCCTTTTGGTGATTGTCCCGCGCCACCCCGAACGTTTTCAGACGGCCTGCGACACCGCCCGCTCGCTCGGTTTCAAAGTGCAACGGCGCAGCAGCGGCGAACACATCGCCGCCGATACCCAAGTCTGGATCGGCGACAGCATGGGCGAATTGGCCGCCTATTATCTGAGCGCCGACATCGCCTTTGTCGGCGGCAGCTTGGTGGACAGCGGTTGCCAAAACATCATCGAAGCCGTCGCTTGCGGCCTACCGACCCTGTTCGGCCCGTCCACCTACAATTTCGCTCAAGCCTGCGCCGAAGCCCAAGCCGTCGGTGCCGCCAAACAAGTTTCCGATGCCCAAACATGGCTGGCGCAAACCCGCCGCTGGCTGGAACACGAAAACGAACGCCGCCAAACCGCCGCCAACGCACAGCACTGGATTGCCGGACGGCAGGGCGGTAGCGAACAGACCGCTGCGGAAATTGCCAAAATTATCGTGAAATAA
- a CDS encoding hydrogen peroxide-inducible genes activator yields MTLTELRYIVAVAQERHFGRAARRCFVSQPTLSIAIKKLEEELSVSLFDRSSNDIITTEAGERIVAQARRVLEEADLIRHLATEEQNELEGAFKLGLIFTVAPYLLPKLIVALRKTAPKMPLMLEENYTQTLTESLKRGDLDALVVAEPFHEPGIITEPLYDEPFFVIVPKGHAFEELDSVTPQMLAEEQVLLLTEGNCMRDQVLASCSELATKQKIQGLTNTLQGSSINTIRHMVASGLAISIMPATALTENDHMLFSIIPFAGVAPQRRVVLAYRRNFVRPKALNTLKTAIMKSQLAGVTFING; encoded by the coding sequence ATGACCCTGACCGAATTGCGTTATATTGTCGCAGTCGCACAAGAGCGTCATTTCGGGCGGGCCGCCCGCCGCTGTTTTGTCAGCCAGCCGACGCTTTCCATCGCCATCAAAAAGCTGGAGGAAGAGCTGTCAGTTTCCCTGTTTGACCGCAGCAGCAACGACATCATCACCACCGAAGCGGGCGAGCGCATCGTTGCCCAAGCCCGGCGGGTATTGGAAGAAGCCGACCTGATCCGGCATTTGGCCACCGAAGAGCAAAACGAGCTTGAGGGCGCATTCAAACTGGGGCTGATTTTTACGGTTGCGCCATATCTGCTGCCCAAACTGATTGTCGCCCTGCGCAAAACCGCACCGAAAATGCCGCTGATGCTGGAGGAAAACTATACCCAAACGCTGACCGAATCGCTCAAACGGGGCGATTTGGACGCATTGGTCGTTGCCGAGCCGTTTCACGAACCGGGCATCATCACCGAGCCTTTGTATGACGAACCGTTTTTCGTGATTGTCCCCAAAGGCCATGCGTTTGAGGAACTGGATTCGGTTACGCCGCAAATGCTGGCGGAAGAACAGGTATTGCTGCTGACCGAGGGCAACTGTATGCGCGATCAGGTATTGGCAAGCTGTTCGGAATTGGCGACCAAGCAGAAAATCCAAGGCCTGACCAATACGCTGCAGGGAAGCTCCATCAATACCATCCGCCACATGGTCGCCAGCGGCTTGGCCATCAGCATTATGCCCGCCACGGCGCTCACCGAAAACGACCATATGCTGTTCAGCATTATCCCGTTTGCCGGTGTCGCCCCACAACGGCGGGTGGTACTCGCCTACCGCCGCAATTTCGTCCGCCCCAAAGCCCTGAATACGCTGAAAACGGCGATTATGAAATCGCAGCTGGCCGGCGTAACGTTTATCAACGGTTGA
- the lysS gene encoding lysine--tRNA ligase yields the protein MSEHNPVEQFDENQIIALRREKLNEIRKNGIAFPNQYRRDAFAADLQAQYGSLEKAELDPQEVAVKVAGRMMLQRAMGKASFATIQDVSGQIQVYVNNQGVGEEAHNAFKHWDLGDIIGVEGTLFKTNHGELTIRAAKLHLLTKSLRPLPDKHKGLADQETKYRQRYVDLIANADSREVFFKRSKIIQTIRNYMVNERYLEVETPMMHPIPGGAAAKPFVTHHNALDMPLYLRIAPELYLKRLVIGGFERVFEINRSFRNEGMSVRHNPEFTMMEFYEAFCTYERMMEMTEGVIRAAAQAVCGTAKISYNGKEVDLESPFERLTILQAIKKYNPHYTDEQLFDEAWLKEEIVKLGEKLPPSPGIGSLQLALFEGCAEGKLWNPTFIIDYPVEVSPLARASDTKPGLTDRFELFVVGRELANGYSELNDPEDQAERFKAQVAQKDAGDDEAMHYDADYIRAMEFGLPPTGGSGIGLDRLVMLLTDSQTIRDVILFPQMRPE from the coding sequence ATGAGCGAACACAATCCGGTCGAACAATTCGACGAAAACCAGATTATTGCCCTGCGCCGCGAGAAATTGAACGAAATCCGCAAAAACGGCATTGCCTTCCCCAACCAATACCGCCGAGACGCTTTTGCCGCCGATTTGCAGGCGCAATACGGCAGCTTGGAAAAAGCCGAACTCGATCCGCAGGAAGTGGCGGTTAAAGTGGCCGGCCGCATGATGCTACAGCGGGCGATGGGCAAAGCAAGTTTTGCCACCATTCAAGACGTGAGCGGCCAGATTCAGGTTTACGTGAACAATCAGGGCGTGGGCGAAGAAGCGCATAATGCGTTCAAACACTGGGACTTGGGCGACATCATCGGCGTGGAAGGTACGCTGTTTAAAACCAACCACGGCGAATTGACCATTCGTGCCGCCAAGCTGCACCTGCTGACCAAATCGCTACGTCCGTTGCCCGACAAACATAAAGGCTTGGCGGATCAGGAAACCAAATACCGCCAGCGTTATGTCGATCTGATTGCCAATGCCGACAGTCGGGAAGTGTTCTTCAAACGCAGCAAAATCATTCAAACCATCCGCAACTATATGGTTAATGAGCGTTATCTCGAAGTTGAAACCCCAATGATGCACCCGATTCCGGGCGGCGCAGCGGCCAAACCCTTCGTTACCCACCACAATGCGCTGGATATGCCGCTGTATCTGCGGATTGCGCCCGAACTGTATCTGAAACGGCTGGTTATCGGCGGCTTTGAGCGGGTATTTGAAATCAACCGCAGCTTCCGCAACGAAGGCATGTCGGTGCGCCACAATCCCGAATTTACCATGATGGAATTTTACGAAGCGTTCTGTACTTACGAACGCATGATGGAAATGACCGAAGGCGTGATTCGGGCAGCGGCGCAAGCCGTATGCGGCACGGCAAAAATCAGCTACAATGGCAAAGAAGTCGATTTGGAAAGCCCGTTCGAGCGGCTGACCATTCTGCAGGCGATTAAAAAATACAACCCACATTACACCGACGAACAACTGTTTGACGAAGCATGGCTGAAAGAAGAAATCGTCAAACTGGGCGAAAAACTTCCACCGTCGCCGGGTATCGGCAGCCTGCAGTTGGCATTGTTTGAAGGCTGCGCCGAAGGCAAATTGTGGAATCCGACCTTCATTATCGACTATCCGGTCGAAGTATCGCCGCTGGCCCGTGCCTCCGACACCAAACCGGGTTTGACCGACCGCTTCGAATTATTCGTAGTCGGCCGGGAATTGGCCAACGGTTATTCCGAGTTGAACGACCCCGAAGATCAGGCGGAACGCTTCAAAGCCCAAGTGGCGCAAAAAGATGCCGGCGACGACGAAGCCATGCACTACGATGCCGACTATATCCGCGCCATGGAATTCGGCTTGCCGCCGACTGGCGGCTCCGGCATCGGCCTCGACCGCTTGGTTATGCTGCTGACCGATTCACAAACCATCCGCGACGTTATCCTGTTCCCGCAAATGCGTCCGGAATAA
- a CDS encoding alanine/glycine:cation symporter family protein: MMTESLHALVNAINGPMWNGLIFVLLGVGVFFTLATGFVQFRLFGQSIRAMLGGRKQGDDPHGITPFQAFVTGLASRVGVGNIAGVAIAISVGGPGAVFWMWLVALIGMSSAFAESSLAQLFKIRDYDNHHFRGGPAYYITQGLGQRWLGILFALSLIFCFGFVYEAVQANSIVAAAEVAWGWNKHAVGVGLVILTAPIIFGGIRRVARWSEAIVPVMATLYLLMALYVIATNISMVPQVFALIFNNAFHWDSAGGGLLGGLISQTMMMGIKRGLYSNEAGQGSAPNAAAAAEVKHPVSQGMIQMLGVFVDTMIVCSCTAFIVLMSDVQFGSDLSGVQLTQAAIVSHVGNWGADFLAVVLFMFAFSTIIGNYAYAESNVQFIKSNWLILTIFRMGVLGMVYFGSVTSVPLVWDMADMAMGTMAWINLIAIVLLSPLVFLLLKDYTAKLKMGKDPEFKLSEHPGLKRKVKSDIW; encoded by the coding sequence ATGATGACTGAATCATTGCATGCGTTGGTGAATGCCATCAACGGGCCGATGTGGAACGGCTTGATTTTTGTTTTGTTGGGGGTCGGTGTGTTTTTTACGCTGGCGACCGGATTTGTACAGTTCCGCCTGTTCGGACAGAGTATTCGAGCAATGCTCGGCGGCCGCAAGCAGGGCGATGATCCGCATGGGATTACGCCGTTTCAGGCGTTTGTAACCGGCTTGGCGAGCCGTGTCGGCGTGGGCAATATTGCCGGTGTGGCGATTGCCATCAGCGTCGGCGGCCCGGGGGCGGTGTTTTGGATGTGGCTGGTGGCCTTGATCGGTATGAGTTCTGCTTTTGCCGAATCTTCGCTGGCGCAGCTGTTTAAAATCCGTGATTACGACAACCATCATTTCCGCGGCGGTCCGGCGTATTATATTACCCAAGGTCTGGGTCAGCGCTGGTTAGGCATATTGTTCGCCCTGAGCCTGATTTTCTGTTTCGGCTTTGTGTATGAAGCGGTGCAGGCGAACTCGATTGTGGCGGCGGCCGAAGTGGCGTGGGGCTGGAACAAACACGCTGTCGGCGTGGGCTTGGTGATTCTGACGGCACCGATTATTTTCGGCGGCATCCGCCGTGTGGCCCGTTGGTCGGAAGCGATTGTGCCGGTGATGGCAACGCTGTATCTGCTGATGGCGCTGTATGTGATTGCGACCAATATTTCTATGGTGCCGCAAGTGTTTGCGTTGATTTTCAACAATGCCTTCCATTGGGATTCCGCCGGCGGCGGCCTGTTGGGCGGTTTGATTTCGCAAACCATGATGATGGGTATCAAGCGAGGTCTGTATTCCAACGAAGCCGGTCAGGGTTCGGCACCGAATGCGGCTGCGGCGGCCGAGGTGAAACATCCGGTGTCGCAAGGCATGATTCAAATGTTGGGCGTGTTTGTCGATACCATGATTGTCTGCTCTTGTACCGCATTTATTGTGTTGATGTCGGATGTTCAGTTTGGCTCGGACTTGAGCGGCGTGCAGCTGACGCAGGCGGCGATTGTCAGCCATGTGGGTAACTGGGGTGCCGATTTCTTGGCGGTGGTGCTGTTTATGTTTGCCTTTTCGACCATTATCGGCAACTACGCTTACGCCGAATCCAATGTTCAGTTTATTAAGAGCAACTGGCTGATTTTGACCATTTTCCGCATGGGCGTGCTGGGCATGGTGTATTTCGGCTCGGTAACCAGTGTGCCGCTGGTGTGGGACATGGCGGATATGGCGATGGGTACGATGGCGTGGATTAACCTGATTGCGATTGTTCTGCTGTCGCCGCTGGTGTTCCTGCTGCTGAAAGACTATACCGCCAAGCTGAAAATGGGCAAAGACCCTGAATTTAAGCTATCCGAACACCCCGGTTTGAAACGCAAAGTAAAATCGGATATTTGGTAA
- the minC gene encoding septum site-determining protein MinC produces the protein MKPAFEVKSARLDVLAVHLHTADLAELEAALSQIAGQYRELDTVPFILDVQDFPNPEMLDTAAVIGLFARYGMRIISLRHDDAAWAAYAAYHHLFFNQNPKNTEPLQNTAEPQPAAAYEPPPAPSAAAAESGCRPTVLVSTPVRTGQQVYAENSDLIVTGAVSQGAELIADGNIHIYAPMRGRALAGAAGNTEARIFIHSMQAELVSVAGIYRNFEQDLPAHLHKQPVQVSLQDNRLVISAIDAE, from the coding sequence ATGAAACCTGCTTTTGAAGTCAAATCGGCCCGTTTGGACGTGCTTGCCGTTCATCTGCACACTGCAGATTTAGCGGAACTGGAAGCCGCATTGAGCCAAATCGCCGGACAATATCGGGAACTGGACACGGTTCCGTTTATTTTGGACGTTCAGGATTTTCCCAACCCCGAAATGCTCGATACCGCTGCCGTTATCGGGCTGTTTGCCCGTTACGGTATGCGGATTATCAGCCTGCGGCACGATGATGCGGCGTGGGCGGCTTATGCTGCGTATCATCATCTGTTTTTCAACCAAAACCCGAAAAACACCGAACCGCTGCAAAATACGGCCGAGCCGCAACCTGCGGCGGCATACGAACCGCCGCCTGCACCAAGCGCCGCAGCTGCAGAAAGTGGCTGCCGCCCGACCGTATTGGTCAGCACGCCGGTACGCACCGGCCAGCAAGTGTATGCGGAAAACAGCGATTTGATCGTTACCGGCGCCGTCAGCCAAGGGGCGGAACTGATTGCCGACGGCAATATCCATATTTACGCCCCTATGCGGGGGCGGGCGCTGGCCGGTGCGGCCGGCAATACCGAAGCCCGGATTTTTATCCATTCCATGCAGGCGGAACTGGTTTCCGTGGCCGGTATCTACCGCAATTTCGAACAGGATTTACCCGCTCATCTGCACAAACAGCCGGTTCAGGTTTCCTTGCAGGACAACCGTCTGGTGATTAGTGCGATTGACGCAGAATAA
- a CDS encoding Rossmann-like and DUF2520 domain-containing protein, which translates to MPSEFKKTCHIIGAGRVGKTLALLLSQQHTWRLSHIVSSSLSPSAVSAEVCRSVAQLPPADAVLLAVPDDAIETVALALADSPHFRAGTLAVHLSGAKTVAALAAVTERGGLAGSLHPVFAFADPVLAAANLAGSLCALETQDQRALALLTELAQILGLQPFTVLSEYKSRYHAALSAASNFSITLAGFARNLLSTIALPDDLAQRLVYRLMKQSIENLAALSPEQALTGPIVRGDTATVAAHLSAMTAEEQAFYRVLAQATAELAAGRLKMSEANCCEAKIQAAQAMRAVLRQQTE; encoded by the coding sequence ATGCCGTCTGAATTCAAAAAAACATGCCATATTATCGGTGCCGGACGTGTCGGCAAAACGCTGGCATTACTGCTGTCGCAGCAGCACACATGGCGCTTGTCGCACATCGTCAGCAGCAGCCTGTCGCCGTCCGCCGTTTCCGCCGAAGTTTGCCGCTCTGTTGCACAATTACCACCGGCGGATGCCGTTTTGCTTGCCGTACCCGATGATGCCATCGAAACCGTGGCGCTTGCCTTAGCCGACAGCCCCCATTTTCGGGCGGGAACGCTGGCGGTGCATTTAAGCGGTGCCAAAACCGTTGCTGCTCTTGCCGCCGTAACCGAACGGGGTGGCTTGGCGGGCAGCCTGCATCCGGTGTTTGCCTTTGCCGATCCCGTTTTGGCGGCGGCCAACCTTGCCGGAAGCCTGTGTGCCTTGGAAACGCAGGATCAGCGGGCATTGGCATTGCTGACCGAATTGGCGCAAATTTTGGGTCTGCAGCCCTTTACCGTGCTGTCCGAATACAAAAGCCGTTACCATGCCGCCCTGTCTGCAGCGTCCAATTTTAGCATCACGCTGGCGGGCTTTGCCCGCAATTTGTTAAGCACCATCGCCTTGCCCGACGATTTGGCGCAGCGGCTGGTGTACCGCCTGATGAAACAAAGCATAGAAAACCTCGCCGCCCTGTCACCCGAACAGGCGCTGACCGGCCCGATTGTGCGGGGCGACACCGCTACGGTGGCGGCACATCTGTCGGCGATGACGGCGGAAGAACAGGCATTTTACCGAGTGTTGGCGCAAGCAACGGCCGAACTCGCCGCAGGCCGTCTGAAAATGAGCGAAGCGAATTGCTGCGAAGCTAAAATTCAGGCGGCGCAGGCAATGCGGGCGGTTTTGCGGCAACAGACGGAATAA
- a CDS encoding glycine zipper 2TM domain-containing protein — protein sequence MNTLAKTLGLIALAASLTACADLSTQQRRAAAGAVVGGVAGNLIGGDTGSTLGGAALGGVIGSQIK from the coding sequence ATGAACACCCTCGCCAAAACCTTGGGTCTGATCGCCCTCGCCGCTTCCCTCACCGCCTGCGCCGACCTCTCCACCCAGCAACGCCGTGCCGCCGCCGGAGCTGTTGTCGGCGGCGTGGCCGGCAACCTGATCGGCGGCGACACCGGCTCAACCTTGGGCGGTGCAGCCCTCGGCGGCGTTATCGGTAGTCAGATTAAATAA
- the minD gene encoding septum site-determining protein MinD: MAKIIVVTSGKGGVGKTTTSASIATGLALRGHKTAVIDFDVGLRNLDLIMGCERRVVYDLINVIQGEATLTQALIKDKNCENLFILPASQTRDKDALTREGVEKVMKELGSKKMGFEYIICDSPAGIEQGALMALYFADEAIVTTNPEVSSVRDSDRILGILQSKSRKAEQGQTVKEHLLITRYSPERVEKGEMLSVQDICDILRIPLIGVIPESQNVLQASNAGEPVIHQQSAVAAEAYKDVIARLLGENRPMRFLEAEKKGFFKRLFGG, translated from the coding sequence GTGGCAAAAATCATTGTAGTAACCTCAGGAAAAGGCGGTGTCGGCAAAACAACGACCAGCGCCAGCATTGCAACCGGTCTGGCGCTGCGCGGCCATAAAACCGCCGTTATCGACTTCGATGTCGGCTTGCGCAACCTCGACCTGATTATGGGCTGCGAACGCCGTGTCGTTTACGACTTAATCAACGTGATTCAGGGCGAAGCGACGCTGACTCAGGCGCTGATTAAAGATAAAAACTGCGAAAACCTGTTTATCCTGCCGGCTTCGCAAACTCGGGACAAAGACGCTCTGACCCGTGAAGGCGTGGAAAAAGTGATGAAAGAGCTGGGTAGCAAGAAAATGGGCTTCGAATACATTATCTGCGACTCGCCTGCCGGTATCGAACAGGGCGCTCTGATGGCGCTTTACTTTGCCGATGAAGCCATTGTTACCACCAATCCAGAAGTATCCAGCGTGCGCGACTCCGACCGCATTTTGGGCATTTTGCAAAGCAAGTCCCGCAAAGCCGAACAAGGCCAAACGGTGAAAGAACACCTGCTGATTACCCGCTATTCGCCCGAGCGTGTGGAAAAAGGCGAAATGCTGTCCGTACAAGACATCTGCGACATTCTGCGCATTCCGCTGATCGGCGTGATTCCCGAGTCGCAAAACGTATTGCAGGCCTCTAATGCGGGCGAGCCGGTGATTCACCAGCAAAGCGCCGTGGCCGCCGAAGCCTATAAAGACGTTATTGCCCGCCTGTTGGGTGAAAACCGCCCAATGCGTTTCCTCGAAGCCGAGAAAAAAGGCTTTTTCAAACGACTGTTCGGAGGCTGA
- the minE gene encoding cell division topological specificity factor MinE, with protein MSLIDLLFGKKPKSASVARDRLQIIIAQERATTGETAPDYLPTLRKELLEVLSKYVNVSLDDIRISQEKQDGLDVLELNITLPEQKKA; from the coding sequence ATGTCTTTAATCGATCTGCTGTTTGGCAAAAAACCGAAATCGGCCAGCGTTGCCCGAGACCGCCTGCAAATCATCATTGCCCAAGAGCGTGCCACCACCGGCGAAACCGCACCGGACTATCTGCCGACGCTGCGTAAAGAGCTGTTGGAAGTTTTGTCGAAATACGTCAATGTTTCCTTGGACGACATCCGTATTTCCCAAGAAAAACAAGACGGCTTGGACGTACTCGAACTGAATATTACCCTGCCGGAACAAAAAAAGGCCTAA